In a genomic window of Flavobacterium sp. KACC 22761:
- a CDS encoding TonB-dependent receptor plug domain-containing protein: MNNFKLILVFFFLCIGPIAFAQNAHVKGVILDTENHPVADVNISYLGNVVQSDQNGVFDIEVPANKKVSLIFTHVSLKMMSLAVSLKPNEVFLFNPVMSNSAEQMGEVFVSSKNKKRVQGIVTVEPETIKKIPGANAGIENILKTLPGVNSNNELSTQYAVRGGNYDENLVYVNEVEVYRPFLIRSGQQEGLSFTNTDLVQNIDFSAGGFQAKFGDKLSSVLDITYRKPTQFGAAFEASFLGASAAVDLVSKNKKWSAVTGIRYRNNSLLVNSQDTETNYTPVFVDIQTNVNYDISQKWQMSFLGNISQNKYSYQPLSRQTNFGTIDQPMALTVYYDGQEKDKYETYFGALKTTYKASPSFTLKLIGSLFHTTEQEHFDILAQYRLGNVDENGNIENIDFTRGIGSQLNHARNDLDALIANAEIKGFKEWMNDSELEFGLKYTRESIRDRVVEWEVIDSAGFSINPPLVILPKNNQPYQPYTGPLLPYQDVRATNFNTINRLSGYMQFNKKTAIGSSQVWYHVGARFQSWNVSGALEEGKNQFVLSPRAQFAIKPDWDMDMVFRVSGGLYHQPPFYRELRDLDGAVHPNVKAQESVHIVLGNDYNFKMWDRPFKWVTEVYYKSLSDVNVYSIDNVRIRYIANNNAKAYAQGLDFRLNGEFVPGTESWVSFGYLKTEENYENKGYIARPTDQRLKFAMLFQDYMPNIPSVKLYLNLVYNTGLPGGAPAYSDPYLYQNRLNDYRRADVGFAKVFVDGSTKVAKAKWLKDFKELSVGLEIFNLFNNQNAITNTWVRDVYSKNEYAIPNYMTSRVFNVKLNARL, from the coding sequence TTGAATAATTTTAAGCTAATACTTGTTTTCTTTTTTTTATGCATCGGACCTATTGCATTTGCTCAAAATGCTCATGTTAAAGGTGTTATTTTAGATACAGAAAATCATCCAGTTGCCGATGTTAATATTTCGTATTTAGGAAATGTTGTTCAATCAGATCAAAACGGAGTTTTTGACATTGAAGTGCCGGCAAATAAAAAAGTGTCTTTGATTTTTACCCATGTTTCTTTAAAAATGATGAGCCTTGCGGTAAGTTTGAAACCGAATGAGGTTTTTCTTTTCAATCCCGTAATGAGCAATTCTGCTGAGCAAATGGGCGAAGTTTTTGTTTCTTCTAAAAATAAGAAACGTGTTCAAGGCATTGTAACCGTAGAGCCCGAAACAATCAAGAAAATTCCAGGCGCAAATGCAGGAATAGAAAATATTTTAAAAACTTTGCCAGGAGTAAACTCAAATAATGAATTGAGTACGCAATATGCCGTCCGCGGTGGAAATTACGATGAAAATTTAGTGTATGTAAATGAGGTCGAGGTTTATCGCCCTTTTTTGATTCGCTCGGGTCAGCAAGAAGGGTTGAGTTTTACCAATACTGATTTGGTTCAAAATATCGATTTTTCAGCTGGAGGATTTCAGGCTAAATTTGGAGACAAATTATCTTCTGTTTTAGATATTACGTATCGAAAACCAACTCAGTTTGGCGCTGCTTTTGAAGCTAGTTTCTTGGGTGCGAGCGCCGCGGTCGATTTGGTTTCTAAAAATAAAAAATGGTCGGCGGTAACAGGCATCCGTTATCGAAATAATAGCCTTTTGGTAAACAGCCAAGACACCGAGACAAATTACACTCCGGTTTTTGTGGATATTCAAACGAATGTTAATTATGATATTTCGCAAAAATGGCAAATGAGCTTTTTAGGAAATATTTCTCAGAATAAATATTCTTATCAGCCATTATCTCGTCAGACGAATTTTGGAACAATTGATCAGCCAATGGCTTTGACGGTTTATTATGACGGTCAGGAAAAAGATAAATATGAAACCTATTTTGGAGCTTTAAAAACGACGTACAAAGCTTCTCCAAGTTTTACTTTAAAATTGATTGGTTCTCTTTTTCACACTACAGAGCAGGAACATTTTGATATTTTGGCACAATATCGTTTAGGAAATGTTGATGAGAATGGAAATATTGAAAATATTGATTTTACGCGCGGAATAGGTTCTCAATTAAATCATGCCCGAAATGATCTAGATGCTTTGATTGCTAATGCCGAAATAAAAGGTTTTAAAGAATGGATGAATGACAGCGAATTGGAATTTGGCTTAAAATATACGCGCGAATCTATTCGTGATCGGGTGGTCGAGTGGGAGGTAATCGATTCGGCTGGATTTTCAATTAATCCACCATTGGTAATTTTGCCTAAAAACAATCAGCCGTATCAGCCTTATACAGGGCCGTTGTTGCCTTACCAAGATGTTAGAGCGACAAATTTTAATACCATAAATAGACTTTCCGGTTATATGCAGTTCAATAAAAAAACGGCAATTGGCTCTAGTCAGGTTTGGTATCATGTTGGTGCGCGTTTTCAGAGTTGGAATGTCTCGGGCGCTTTAGAAGAAGGTAAAAACCAGTTTGTTTTAAGTCCGCGTGCGCAATTTGCCATAAAACCTGATTGGGATATGGATATGGTTTTTAGAGTTTCGGGAGGATTGTATCATCAGCCGCCGTTTTATAGGGAACTTCGTGATTTAGATGGCGCTGTTCATCCAAATGTAAAAGCGCAGGAATCAGTTCACATTGTTTTAGGGAATGATTACAATTTTAAAATGTGGGATCGCCCTTTTAAATGGGTGACCGAAGTATATTATAAATCGCTTTCAGACGTAAATGTATATTCAATAGATAATGTGCGAATTCGATATATTGCCAATAATAATGCAAAAGCTTACGCGCAAGGTCTTGATTTTAGATTGAATGGAGAATTTGTTCCAGGAACAGAATCTTGGGTGAGTTTTGGATATTTGAAGACCGAAGAAAATTATGAAAACAAAGGATATATTGCCAGACCAACAGATCAACGTTTGAAATTTGCGATGCTGTTTCAGGATTATATGCCAAATATTCCGAGTGTAAAATTGTATCTGAATTTAGTTTACAATACAGGTTTGCCAGGCGGAGCGCCGGCTTATTCTGATCCGTATTTGTACCAAAACAGATTGAATGACTATAGAAGGGCTGATGTTGGTTTTGCAAAAGTTTTTGTGGATGGCAGTACAAAAGTGGCTAAAGCAAAATGGCTGAAGGATTTTAAAGAATTATCAGTTGGATTGGAAATTTTTAATCTTTTCAATAATCAAAATGCAATTACCAATACTTGGGTTCGTGATGTGTATTCTAAAAATGAATATGCGATTCCAAATTACATGACTTCCAGAGTTTTTAATGTGAAATTGAATGCGAGGTTGTAA
- a CDS encoding M23 family metallopeptidase, producing the protein MKFTLFTLLFSHFIFAQSQYPKDYFRAPLDIPMQLSGNFGELRPNHFHAGFDLKTNQREGLNVYAVADGYISRIKISTFGNGKCIYITHPNGYTSVYGHLQIAVGAVQDYIQKTHYKEKAFEIEMFPKPNELPVTKGQLIALSGNTGSSEGPHLHFEIRDTKSEFVINPMFFGFDQNIKDTKKPTLSSLYVYPLYNSVVNQSKQPVMLNLALQKDGTYLAGKVKTNGKIGFGINAVDTDDVSFNKNGVFNVSTFLNGNQNYNYQFNTYSFDEMRFINAFIDYPRYKKTSQRVQKLFMKTPYALSIIKTDSVRGIISAQPNLASTYRIEVSDYSGNMNSITVPVEYDAETPLIPAEPITSKYFVRYNKDANFEKDNMSVFFPAGTFYEDFNLNFDVKNNKIYIHDDVIPVHSNFTITIKDDTYDEALRDKLFIGRSGSYNATSRKGDVFTAKSKTLGQFGLVLDTIAPKISIAKPIQGKWISEVKKIQFTISDAGSGIKSYNGYLNGNWILFEYDNKTRKITHTFEDALLLEGENNLKIEVTDNVGNVGFFETNFFRSQQK; encoded by the coding sequence ATGAAATTTACGCTATTCACCTTACTATTTAGTCATTTTATTTTTGCTCAAAGCCAGTATCCTAAAGATTATTTTCGCGCTCCACTTGATATTCCAATGCAACTTTCTGGGAATTTTGGAGAATTGAGACCAAATCATTTTCACGCTGGTTTTGATTTAAAAACAAATCAAAGAGAAGGTTTGAATGTCTATGCTGTGGCCGATGGATATATTTCAAGAATCAAGATTTCGACTTTTGGCAATGGAAAATGCATTTATATTACGCACCCAAATGGTTATACTTCTGTTTATGGACATTTGCAAATTGCAGTTGGGGCTGTTCAGGATTATATTCAAAAAACACACTATAAAGAAAAGGCTTTTGAAATCGAAATGTTTCCAAAACCTAATGAATTGCCTGTGACCAAAGGCCAATTGATTGCACTTTCTGGAAATACGGGATCGTCTGAAGGGCCGCATTTGCATTTTGAGATTCGTGATACAAAGTCAGAATTCGTGATTAACCCAATGTTTTTTGGCTTTGACCAAAATATAAAAGACACTAAAAAGCCTACTTTGTCTAGTTTGTATGTTTATCCGTTATATAATTCTGTTGTCAATCAGTCAAAACAGCCTGTAATGCTAAATTTGGCTTTGCAAAAAGATGGAACTTATCTGGCAGGAAAGGTTAAAACAAATGGAAAAATTGGTTTCGGAATTAATGCTGTCGATACTGATGATGTTTCTTTTAATAAAAATGGCGTTTTTAATGTTTCGACTTTTTTAAACGGAAATCAGAATTACAATTATCAGTTTAATACGTATTCATTTGATGAAATGAGATTCATCAATGCCTTTATTGATTATCCGAGATATAAAAAGACTAGCCAACGCGTTCAGAAACTTTTCATGAAAACGCCTTATGCGTTGAGTATTATTAAAACGGATTCGGTTAGAGGGATAATTTCGGCGCAACCAAATTTAGCTTCGACATACAGAATTGAAGTTTCAGATTATAGCGGCAATATGAATTCAATCACTGTTCCAGTTGAATACGATGCCGAAACACCGCTTATTCCAGCAGAGCCAATTACGTCAAAATATTTTGTGCGATATAATAAAGACGCCAATTTTGAAAAAGATAATATGTCTGTATTTTTTCCTGCAGGTACTTTTTACGAAGATTTTAATTTGAATTTTGATGTGAAAAACAACAAAATATACATTCATGACGATGTTATTCCAGTGCATTCAAATTTTACAATTACAATTAAAGATGATACTTATGATGAAGCTTTAAGAGATAAACTCTTTATAGGAAGAAGTGGCAGTTATAATGCAACTTCCCGAAAAGGAGATGTTTTTACAGCAAAATCAAAAACTTTAGGCCAATTTGGATTGGTTTTGGACACTATTGCACCTAAAATTTCAATTGCAAAACCAATTCAAGGCAAATGGATTAGCGAGGTGAAGAAAATACAATTTACAATAAGTGATGCGGGGTCAGGTATTAAATCGTATAATGGTTACTTAAACGGAAATTGGATTTTATTTGAATATGATAATAAAACTAGAAAAATTACACATACTTTTGAGGATGCATTATTGCTTGAAGGTGAAAATAATTTAAAAATTGAAGTGACCGATAATGTTGGAAATGTCGGTTTCTTTGAAACTAATTTTTTTAGGAGTCAACAAAAATAA
- a CDS encoding cell division protein ZapA: MDGKLRIKISIADRVYPLTVEPAQEEGLRSASKKIDTMIKQFEENYAVRDKQDVLAMCALQFASQVEQKQIDNAIDGEETIERIKKLNSLLDQYLEK, translated from the coding sequence ATGGACGGAAAGCTTAGAATCAAAATATCAATTGCAGACCGCGTTTACCCATTAACGGTTGAACCAGCTCAAGAAGAAGGACTTAGAAGTGCTTCTAAAAAAATTGATACGATGATCAAGCAATTCGAAGAAAATTACGCAGTTCGTGACAAACAAGATGTATTAGCTATGTGTGCATTACAATTTGCATCACAAGTTGAACAAAAACAAATTGATAACGCAATCGATGGAGAAGAAACCATTGAACGAATTAAAAAATTAAATTCGCTATTAGATCAATATCTCGAAAAATAA